One part of the Arachidicoccus terrestris genome encodes these proteins:
- a CDS encoding TolC family protein, producing the protein MRKYICFLSLLAGLSTQLKAQQQPAVLDSATVENCVQYAMEHYPLLKQSYVQQEITNSQIKGKLADWYPQIRLDGSYQYNFQLPTALFQGSPMKSGVKNTSGLQFGLTQNIFNRDALLASSTKGLVKKSTEQDIEQTKIDVAVNVSKSFYDVLLTEKQLLILDEDIIRLKTSLKDATNQYKGGIVDNIDYKRATISLNNVVAQRRSTAELLKAKYASLKELMGYPKDQPLSLHTDSSSLENLAMIDTTQTADYKDRIEYQQLQTQEQLQMANLKYEKWSFIPTLSAFANYNLNYMNDDFDKLFNHNYPNSFVGLQLGVPIFQGGKRKENIRQASLQIDMVRLSKENFLNAANTQYESAMAVYKSDLNTYLALKENLQLASDVYKTISLQYKAGIKIYLDVITAETDLRTAQVNFSNALYQLLSDKLDVEQALGQIQY; encoded by the coding sequence ATGAGAAAATACATTTGTTTTTTAAGCCTGCTGGCGGGGCTCAGCACTCAGCTAAAAGCACAACAGCAGCCTGCCGTTCTGGATAGCGCCACTGTAGAGAATTGCGTTCAATATGCTATGGAACATTATCCTTTGTTGAAGCAAAGCTATGTACAACAAGAGATTACCAATAGTCAGATCAAAGGGAAGCTGGCTGATTGGTATCCTCAGATCAGGCTAGATGGATCTTATCAATATAATTTTCAATTACCGACGGCACTATTTCAGGGATCACCCATGAAATCCGGTGTCAAAAATACGTCGGGTCTGCAGTTCGGGCTGACACAGAATATTTTTAACCGGGACGCCCTGTTAGCCTCTTCCACAAAAGGGTTGGTTAAAAAAAGCACTGAACAGGATATTGAACAAACTAAAATTGATGTGGCGGTGAACGTCAGCAAATCTTTCTATGATGTTTTGTTGACAGAGAAACAGCTTTTGATTTTAGATGAAGATATCATTCGCCTTAAGACCAGCTTAAAGGATGCTACCAATCAGTATAAAGGAGGGATCGTAGATAATATTGACTATAAGCGGGCAACCATCTCATTGAATAATGTTGTGGCACAACGCCGCAGTACAGCAGAGTTGTTGAAAGCTAAATATGCGAGCCTGAAAGAACTGATGGGGTATCCGAAAGATCAGCCGCTCAGTCTGCATACCGATAGCAGCAGTCTGGAAAATCTGGCAATGATAGATACGACGCAGACAGCTGATTACAAAGATCGTATTGAATATCAGCAACTGCAAACACAGGAGCAGTTGCAGATGGCCAATCTTAAGTATGAAAAGTGGAGTTTTATCCCGACACTTTCTGCCTTTGCCAACTATAACCTGAATTATATGAATGACGATTTTGATAAGCTCTTTAATCATAATTATCCAAATTCTTTTGTAGGGTTACAATTGGGCGTGCCGATTTTCCAGGGGGGGAAGCGAAAGGAAAATATCCGTCAGGCCAGTTTGCAGATTGACATGGTCAGACTGAGCAAGGAAAACTTTCTGAATGCCGCCAATACGCAATATGAATCTGCCATGGCCGTTTATAAAAGTGATCTGAATACTTATCTGGCGCTGAAGGAAAATCTTCAACTCGCCAGCGACGTCTACAAAACAATTTCATTACAATATAAAGCAGGTATTAAGATATACCTGGATGTAATTACTGCAGAAACAGACCTGCGGACCGCTCAGGTTAATTTTTCTAATGCGCTCTATCAGCTCTTAAGTGATAAGCTGGACGTTGAACAGGCATTAGGTCAGATCCAATATTAA